A part of Miscanthus floridulus cultivar M001 chromosome 6, ASM1932011v1, whole genome shotgun sequence genomic DNA contains:
- the LOC136456650 gene encoding conserved oligomeric Golgi complex subunit 1-like: MPAAAVPGGGGAADAEDLFRTKRIPEIRAAEGATRREISGKEEELRQLVGRSYRDLLDSADSILLIKQSSDAISDNLARISGSLSSLSPPAEPSPALSAASPSPSAGGRARLYALAARAKYLVDTPEHIWGRLDEGLLLEAAGRYLRAQVVHGRLSRDAAAAARFPLLAHQAQLVEAFRPQIAQRARERLADRRLPVAAHADALAAVAAIDAPSLAPAQALLLFLTSRRAWISHALVGLASDLSSYTSVLCDIARIVRITLGHVGQLFVPALSDMPLFFKTVLEKTPPEQLFGGIPDPDDEARLWKEHMNQLEATMVLLEPDAIAGACTDWLKEYCTEIFGVIAGEQKLVDAIGSGELLGSVQRLVRDALDGRDGLEGSLEQWLKSVFGSDIESPWDQIRGLILKDGKDIFEDWMEEAFVRRMKDIVHSELDRLGASVNVKESVQAIGDNADPKDAGDFLAYLRKSSKGGGFWFSESKTKKGGVLAHLKPIADENDFHSCLTSYFGPEVSRIRSAIDSKCKNILDDLLSFVESHNSAPRLKELVPYLQEKCYRTISGVLKELEAELRKLSALLGTKKEGNDIPAASIIAERSLFIGRLLFALRYHSSHVPLILGSPREWVKEAGGAAFGRLSSPTPRHSRASFDSLVSFTPRRRTFDSPKSPGRQFSDSPRRQTIAAAVSLFGADDRSNPRLDELNKTLQSLCIMAHNVWIAWVSTELSHILSYDLNKDDSLSSSTPLRGWEVTVIKQEETTEGPLEMQIALPSMPSLYVISFLYQACLEIHKVGGHILDRIILHNFAWELLQKVINIYENFLSSVESGNSPVSEKGILQILLDLCFIGDVLSGGKSSSTNTTEMQTNSLPSTVTKTSFRRKQSQSQADSAVIEPINKLVNRLSQRLDPIDWATYEPYLWENEKQSYKRYVVLFGFLVQLNHMYTGIAQKLPTKSNTDSNIMRCSQVPRFKYLPISAPAISSRSHKSSLQSPSSDSTSKNPWKSYSNGDRSTTPEFGDNASLVGAAPLLKSFVTQVGSKFGENTSRWGSMLSDGQVGKLSDILPGPAAGFFSSFTSGARYDS; the protein is encoded by the exons ATGCCTGCGGCGGCCGTTcccggaggcggcggcgccgccgacgccgaggaTCTGTTCCGCACCAAGCGCATCCCGGAGATTCGCGCGGCTGAGGGCGCCACCCGACGCGAGATCTCCGGCAAGGAGGAGGAGCTCCGGCAGCTCGTCGGGCGCAGCTaccgcgacctgctcgactccgcgGACTCCATCCTCCTCATCAAGCAGTCCTCCGATGCCATATCCGACAACCTCGCCCGCATCTCCGGCTCCCTCTCGTCGCTCTCGCCGCCCGCTGAACCCTCTCCCGCCTTAAGCGCCGCCTCGCCGTCCCCGTCTGCTGGAGGGCGCGCGAGGCTGTACGCGCTCGCCGCGCGCGCCAAGTACCTGGTTGACACGCCGGAGCACATCTGGGGCCGGCTCGACGAGGGCCTGCTCCTGGAGGCGGCGGGGCGGTACCTGCGGGCTCAGGTCGTGCACGGGCGGCTCTCCCGcgacgccgcggccgccgcgcggTTCCCACTCCTCGCGCACCAGGCGCAGCTCGTGGAGGCGTTCCGGCCGCAGATCGCCCAGCGCGCGCGCGAGCGCCTCGCCGACCGCCGCCTCCCTGTAGCGGCTCACGCTGACGCGCTTGCGGCCGTGGCCGCCATCGACGCCCCGTCGCTTGCCCCGGCACAggcgctcctcctcttcctcacctCGCGCCGCGCTTGGATCTCCCACGCCCTAGTTGGGCTCGCCTCGGATCTGTCATCCTACACCTCTGTGCTGTGCGATATCGCGAGGATCGTGCGGATCACGCTTGGCCACGTTGGACAGTTGTTTGTGCCTGCACTCAGTGATATGCCGTTGTTCTTCAAGACGGTGCTTGAGAAGACCCCGCCTGAGCAGTTGTTCGGTGGCATTCCGGACCCTGATGATGAAGCACGGCTGTGGAAGGAGCACATGAACCAGCTTGAGGCTACAATGGTGCTGCTTGAGCCAGATGCCATTGCTGGGGCCTGTACGGATTGGCTCAAGGAATATTGTACTGAAATTTTTGGTGTGATTGCTGGTGAGCAAAAGTTGGTTGATGCCATTGGGAGTGGGGAGCTGCTTGGATCAGTGCAAAGGCTTGTACGTGATGCACTAGATGGGAGGGACGGATTGGAGGGAAGTTTGGAGCAGTGGCTGAAGAGCGTCTTTGGGTCAGATATTGAGTCCCCGTGGGATCAGATCCGTGGGTTGATCTTGAAGGATGGCAAGGATATTTTTGAGGATTGGATGGAGGAAGCATTTGTGCGGCGGATGAAGGACATTGTGCATTCAGAGCTTGATAGATTGGGTGCTAGTGTTAACGTGAAGGAATCAGTTCAGGCTATTGGTGACAATGCTGATCCAAAGGATGCTGGAGATTTCCTAGCATACCTGCGGAAATCTTCAAAGGGCGGTGGTTTCTGGTTCTCAGAGTCTAAGACCAAGAAAGGCGGAGTTTTGGCACACTTGAAACCAATTGCTGATGAAAATGATTTTCATAGCTGCCTAACATCGTATTTTGGGCCAGAAGTTAGTCGGATCAGGAGTGCAATTGACAGTAAATGCAAGAATATCCTGGACGATCTGTTAAGTTTTGTGGAGTCACATAATTCAGCCCCAAGGCTGAAGGAATTGGTGCCATACCTCCAGGAGAAATGCTACAGGACCATCTCGGGAGTACTGAAAGAATTAGAAGCTGAGCTCAGAAAGCTCTCTGCTTTGTTGGGAACCAAAAAGGAGGGTAACGACATACCTGCAGCTTCTATTATAGCAGAGAGGTCTCTCTTCATTGGTCGTCTCTTGTTTGCGCTGAGATACCATTCAAGTCATGTACCCCTGATACTAGGTTCCCCAAGGGAGTGGGTAAAGGAGGCGGGTGGCGCAGCATTTGGCAGGTTATCATCACCTACACCAAGACATTCAAGGGCATCTTTTGATTCTTTGGTATCTTTTACACCCAGAAGGCGCACATTTGACAGTCCCAAGAGTCCTGGAAGGCAATTCTCGGATAGCCCGAGAAGACAAACTATTGCTGCTGCAGTATCTTTGTTTGGCGCTGATGATAGATCCAATCCTAGACTTGATGAACTCAATAAGACCCTGCAGTCACTTTGCATCATGGCTCATAATGTATGGATAGCATGGGTGTCCACTGAATTATCTCACATTCTTTCATATGATCTCAACAAGGATGATTCACTATCCTCTTCAACTCCTTTGAGG GGCTGGGAAGTCACAGTAATTAAACAAGAGGAAACAACTGAGGGTCCCTTGGAGATGCAAATAGCTCTTCCATCGATGCCTTCATTGTACGTCATATCCTTTCTTTATCAAGCATGCTTGGAGATTCATAAGGTTGGAGGGCACATCCTGGACAGGATTATTTTGCATAATTTTGCATGGGAGCTACTGCAGAAG GTCATCAATATTTATGAAAATTTTCTTTCATCTGTTGAATCTGGGAATTCTCCGGTTTCAGAGAAAGGAATTCTGCAAATACTGCTAGACTTGTGTTTCATTGGTGATGTCCTATCAGGAGGTAAAAGTTCTTCCACCAACACTACTGAAATGCAGACAAATTCTTTGCCAAGCACCGTCACCAAGACTTCCTTCAGGAGAAAACAGTCACAATCACAGGCAGACTCAGCTGTCATAGAGCCTATAAACAAGTTAGTCAACAGGCTCTCACAGAGATTGGATCCTATAGACTGGGCCAC GTATGAACCTTACCTGTGGGAGAATGAGAAGCAATCTTACAAGCGTTATGTTGTTCTTTTTGGTTTTTTGGTCCAACTGAATCACATGTACACTGGTATTGCACAAAAATTACCAACGAAATCAAATACAGATTCAAATATCATGAGGTGCTCTCAGGTTCCAAGATTCAAGTACCTACCAATCAG TGCCCCAGCTATATCATCAAGATCACACAAATCGTCACTACAGTCGCCATCTAGTGACTCCACATCTAAAAATCCTTGGAAATCCTATTCAAATGGAGATAGGTCTACTACACCAGAGTTTGGTGATAATGCAAGTCTTGTCGGTGCTGCTCCATTGCTTAAGTCATTTGTTACCCAG GTGGGGAGCAAATTTGGGGAGAACACATCAAGATGGGGGTCCATGCTCTCTGACGGGCAGGTTGGTAAGCTAAGTGACATCCTCCCTGGACCAGCAGCTGGGTTTTTCTCTTCTTTCACATCTGGAGCTCGATATGATTCATAG